The following is a genomic window from Tachyglossus aculeatus isolate mTacAcu1 chromosome 19, mTacAcu1.pri, whole genome shotgun sequence.
tggggagtttccagtactctaccagttttggctacaggagggagagtcaagcagaggcctacccattccatttctagcttgggcagtggctactgagtggaaggcagtctgctacaagtcaaaactcacctatgctgggccgCAGCgacatgagagagagtcgagggtggagactcgagtttactgcgtggaaggcagcaatggtaaaccacttccatatttttaccaagaaaactcaatggctccactgccagaacgattgcagatggagagcagggcgttctgggagagatgtgtccgtggtgtcactatgctttggaaatgactcgacggtacAAGACAAGaaggtgcagagtactatattaagcacttgggagactacaattagttgacatgatccctaccctccaaggagtttataatctagcagggttGGTGCTGATGCTCAAGTAGATCACATATAGGAGGAAGTAAGAAAGTGTGTAAAACATTTAGGTAAATGCTAAACGGGGTTggggtagttaagtgcttaggtggtgtgaAAGTGCTGATGTAGGGATTTAAACTAGGGAGTGCagagattaatctgggaaggccccctggagatgtgatgtcagaagggttttgaagagagggagcaCTGTGGTCCGCTGAATATGAAGGAGCAGGGAATTTCAGgtaggtggggggtgagggagatgaGAAGAGCTTCAGTGATCAGGTTAACTTGAGTAGGTGAGGATCTCAGAgcctgaagatggagagaaggaagttTTATTGCAGTGGGGATTGGGGTGGTGAAGAGCTGGGCTGGTTCCCGGGGTCttccaggttgtcccctggggtggGCGGTTTGccaaggagtggggaagagctgTGGTGGCTGTCCCCAAATAGCCAGAATTTTCCTCCATCCCTATGGAGACGAGGGGGGCAGGTTACACTGGGAAGACTCCCAACTGCCCCCTACCtttcccattcaatcgtatttattgagcgcttactgtgtgcagagcactatactaagcacttgggaagtactgtgcTCACTGAGTGGCAggagccctcctacctcaccagctCACCTGCTGCTGAAGCCTTATTCTAGTCTCCCCCATCAGCCAGATGGCCAGCAGCAGGAAAGCTTATTCATACAGTTGGGGAAAGCAGAGAAGCTGAGGGGAAGATCACCAGGGAAGCTGGAGGGCTACGTTTTCTGCCTTGTGACTTCACTGTCTTTTGGGTTTCAGCAGAGCCCCACCTGGACAAAATCCAGCACTTTCAGCAGGAAAATGTTGTGGAAAatatgtgtgacctggggcacaaATAGTCCGGGCATCTTGCATTTCCTCAGCACTTCTGCCACCCTCGGCCATTACGGACAGCCAGACCTCTCTGATTGCTTTATCTtttcattttccactaggccttaggAAACCACGAATTTGACAACGGTGTGGACGGTCTGTTGGAGCCGCTGCTCAAGAAGGCGAATTTTTCTATTCTGAGCGCCAACATAAAAGCGAGGGGTGCACTGGCCCCCCGCATCACCGGGTACTACCAACCGTACAAGATCTTCACTGTGGGATCGGAGAAGGTGGGCGTGGTGGGCTACACCTCCAGGGAGACCCCTGTACTTTCAAACCCAGGTAGGCATCCTTGTCATCCTGGAGTGGCTGGGACCCTCGGGTGGCTTTCTGTCGGATAACCTCGTTGCAGACTTTTCTTTTTATCCTCTGTACAAAGTCAACGTGGGCCATGTGGATCTGGTTCACCAAGCCCAGGGCCAAGACCGTTTCCCTGGTAGTATTGCCTGAGAAGCTTCTCTTCTGTTCGATTACGTAGGAAGGGATTTGGAGTTTGAGGATGAAATCACAGCACTGCAGCCCGAAGTGGATAAGCTCAGGTTTCTTGGTGTGAACAAAATCATCGCCCTGGGACACTCAGGCTTCGAAGTGGACAAGCTGATCGCCCAGAAAGTAAGAGGAGTGGACGTGGTCGTCGGGGGACACACAAACACGTTTCTATATACAGGTACTTGTGCTAGGGAGCTAGTGTGGCTTCGCTTGAATAGGAACTTACTTTCTTGCAGTCTCGTTGCTGGGGTGTATGCAAGACCACGGGAGGCTGTCAGAAGGGATGCACCTACCCCAGGCTGGCAAGCCCCTCGCCCTAGCTGgacggaggaggggaaaggagaggagggagaagtccTCAACCAGATTTCTCCTGGCATCTGAGCCTGAAGTTTGGGCCAAAAGCAGATCTGGGTGACCCTTCAGGGGACGATTATTTCACTTGTTGTTCCTAGAAGTATCTGGGAGGCAGAATCCCAGCTACCTGGAGCTCAAAGGGCAGACCTACCTCCTTTGTTCCATCAGCGGGGCCACAGCTCCCCTGACAAGCCTCGGGGACATTGGAGATGAAGGGAGAGCATTAAACCCCACGTAGTTTAGGTTTGGCTTTGTCTGACTTGGCTCCAGTCTTTCAGGGCTAGCACCAAACGGTTTTAAAGCGGACTATTTCTATGACCAAGAAGGTGACTGACACACTGCCTGCCCTGGCTGGGATTCCATTGGATGGGAAATGCAGGAAGCAGGGGTCGGGCGGTGAAAACTCATTCAGTTTTCACCAACTAGCTCTCGCAGGCCTTCCTCTTAAAACAGCGGCTCCCAAACCTTTCCAGCTGGTGGGAGCTGGGCAAATCTGCTCCTATTCTTTATTTCCCAACATCTCCAATCCACTGGTCATACCTAAAAGCCAAAATCTGCCTGCACTTCTCTCAGCGGGGACACATTAGCAAAAGGCCCAGGCTTCTGTCCTCTCCTTGGTGGGAAAATATCCTTGGATTTCAGGAAGCCATAGAGATGTCCCAACATAAGCTCTACTCCACTCCCAGTTGCCTCCAGCATGGCAGGTGTGGTTGAAAGTGGAACGAACCTCTGAGGCTCCTGACCGCTCTTGCCTCCTGCCCCAGGTCTGCTCTTTTGGGAGGCAGTGTTGGGGCTGGTGAATGACGTGGTAGTTCTCCTTCCTTCAGCTTCTTCTCCGTCAAAGGTCCCTGCTCCTCAGCGACCTACTGCTTTTCTCTTGTCCCCTCCTTACTGACTTCCACTTCCCAGCCAGCCACTCCCTGGGAAACACCTCTAAGTCAATCAGAGCTCTCCTGGGCAGCTTGTGTGCTGGATATGGACCCTGAGATTGTCCCCTGAAACCCAccctcccacattcattcaccTGTCCTTTCTTGTGGGAGAACATATTTAACGATCGCCAATAGTTTAAAAAACCAGATTGGTCAGTGCTGAATATTTGCCTAGTACCTACAAGACCAATCAAGAATGGTTCTGTAATTTTTCagttaaaatatttttctttaacCGCATGGCCTCTCTCCACTCTTGGCAtccatatctcccccagcacaagTGTGGAAATTCCTTCCGGAATCCTTGAGTTTCAAATATCCCGGGAATGCATCTCATTCGGAGTCGGGGGggacctcattttcccttctgcctttgCACCTGGTGCCCAAAGCTGTGTGGCTGAAAAATGGAACTTAATATTCCTGGGAGGAGATGCCTCTGTGAGAAAAACAGTGAGTGAAAACAAGTTCCAATCTGTTGCTGACTCACAAGAATTCCATTTTATATCAAATTTATTGGGCAGACTGATCTTTCTGCATTTCCCCGCCAACTTTCATTGTTTGCTCATTGAAGTCTTCCACCCTGTACTCCCACTGGTAGCTTTGGTGGAGCCCTCCCGGGGCCCCTTGGGATGCAGTGGCTTCTGGCGATCTTTAGGTGGATTGCAGATCAAGATCGACCCAGGCATTTGGCcagctcctttcctttcctcattaGAAAGAGGAATTCCCAAACCTTCCAATGGAGTGCTCCTGGGCAGCTTGTGTGCCAGGTATAGGCCCTGGGATTGCCCCCTAAAACCTGAAacctcccacattcattcatctgtCCTTTCTTGGAAGGTAACAAATTCAACAACTGCCAGTAGTTCAGAAAACCAGAATGGAGTCTTcctctgtcaattaatcaatcgatcagtcaatcaacgtgtggtatttattagactgtgagcccactgttgggtagggactgtctctatgtgatgccaatttgtacttcccaagcgcttagtacagtgctctgcacatagtaagcgctcaatcaatacgattgattgattgattgatttattaagtgcttactgtatgcagggtactggactaagcgcttgggagagcccaatacaacagaattggtaagagTGATCCCTacccttcaaggaatttacagactagaaggggagtcagaaaTTGAGGGGGCATCCAGGTCCCAGGGTACCATACCTATTCTCCTCTTACAGtttggggaaatgggagattatAAAAGatgtgttcataataataataataataataataatggcatttgttaagcacttactatgtgcagagcactgttctaagtgcggggtggggggatacaaggtgaccaggttgtcccacttggggctcacagtcttaatacccattttacagatgaggtaactgaggctcagagaagttaagtgacttgccccaggtcacacagcagacatgtggagccaggatttgaacccatgacctctgactccaaagcccatgctctttccactgagccacactgcttctctgaatgctgtgggggtggggtgaatgtcaaggacTGAGCTttaattctgggttctaattgcttGCTCTTGTGGTTTATCAACTCTgtcttcactgagaagcagcatggctcagtggaaagagcacgggctttggagtcagaggtcgtgggttcaaattccggctctgccaattgtcagctgtgtgactttgggcaagtcacttcacttctctggccctcagttccctcatctgtaaaatggggattaagactgtgagccccctgtgggacaacctgatcaccttgtaaccttcccagtgcttagaacagtgctttgcacatagtaagtgcttaataaatgccattatatatgtatatatatatatagtagcactgtacttggtgctacTGACTGAAGAGCAGtacactatgtgcttgggaaaaaaggagtacaagtatatatatatatatatatacttgtactccttttttcccaagcacatagtgtaCTGCTCTTCAGTCAgtagcaccaagtacagtgctctgcggagaGTCGATCCTCGGCAGCCATCGAGGATGAGGTCCCATAGCCGCAGCCCCCGTGGCGTGATAGTTCTTGTCATGGACTAATCACTTAACTACCCTATCCGTCCCTCCTGTCTCCGCCTTGAGAAAAGACAGCGAAAACCCACCGTGCTGGCAGCGAGCTGGATTAATAAAAGTGTCTCCAAAAGTGTTTGCAGCTGCCTTGCAGAGGGGTGCTAGGTTCACGCCATTTATGGTTGTGAAAGTCAAGTTTGCTTTTGTCAGGAatccccagctccctctgacaGGGACATGCTTGGAAtcctccacctcctctgactGGGGACGGGCTTGGAATCCAGCTTGGCTCTTCAGCaagtcctgccccagcccctggaaCTATCCACAGCTAGGACCCATTCAAACCGGGTACGTGGCCTGCAAACCCTCCAGAGGAGAGAGCAGCCTTGTTTCAATCTGTCAGTCCATCACTCGTATATGTGGAATGACTACCAAGTGTTGGGCTCcgtcctatgcacttgggagaccgCAGTAGATGcaaaacacatgttccctgccctcaaggagctttcggtctagagatttacagatagggaacgcAGGAGGAAGAACCCGGCTGCAGGTGAAAGTCGTACAGATACAAATGGAGTACGTATAGAGTGTTTGGGCAAAAGGAAGTGCGAATGGGTtattgtgaaatggagattgtgaAATGGAGTTTTAATCTACTTCAAATCACTTTTTCCCTGTTAGCAAGAGGCGTGcggaaagggagaggagcagagtagCCTAGGCCAGAACAGCCTAGATCTTTTCAGGCATCATCACCAATCTTTAGCATCTCCTAAAGACTGAGTCACCAAATACACACCCTCAGGGGCCTTGCATGGATGCGTGAGTTCCCTGGGTTCTGCCCTGCCAGCTCTGAGGCGAGGGGGGAGTTCGGTGGCAGGAAGGCCTCGATAAATGATGTTGGTGAGGCCCGAGGCGATATTCACGTGATTGCAAGCTTTTCATGGGCGGGAACCACACATTCTGcttcttttgtattttcccaagcacctagcatagtatggtgggagctcagtaaatactgtcacTGCTGCTGCTATTTCCATTAGTCCCTCCAAGTGTTCCCGTGAGACACTGAGCCGATGTTCCAGTAAACCCATCGGAGACTCTTGGAGCTGACTCGGGATTTGGGCCATGCTGGCCTGCCAGAATGGACGGCGGATTGTTGGTCATCCTCCCAGTTGGCTCGGCCCCTGGGATCCTGTGGGCACATGCACAAATGCTGAAAAATCCTTCTGCCTGGGCTACCCAGAAGGCAGACAGCCCCACCCTGTAGACACGCATACGAATGTCGGAAAATCCCTCTGCTTGTGCTTCCCCAGGAAGGCAGATAGCTGTTCTCGGCACAGTCGCCcacacctctcctctccctgaaaacatcttccttctccctccgccccccttCTTGTTTGAGCCAGAGGAGCATCATGACTGAAGAGAAGTGAGCACTTTGGTCCAGGCCGagctcacctttcctcctcctccctggccctggtccttccctgcccacttcaGGGATGGTTGGGGGTGTAATCAGAAGTTTTGAGATGGCAAGAGGGCCCTAGTCACCCAGCCCAGTGTGGGGAGAGGGCCAGTTGAATGCTCTGTTTGCCCCAAGATTTCTGGGAAAAATGTTCATTTCCAGGCTGATCAAAAAAGCCAGTGCTGAGCTAATTACCTTAAAACTCCCCCatcatttagcacagtactcagcacagagtaagtccttagtGAGTGCCAGAGTTGGTGGAAGTGGCAGGGGAAGGAATGGCAGTCTTAGGGAAACAAAATTGGAAATAGTGAAGGGGTTGAGAGGCTCCGAAATAGGGTTCCTGTGTGGTGCCAGGCAGGACTGTAAATAGATGATTTATCCAAACTCTGTGGTCCTTAGCTTCACATTTATCCTCCTCAGGAGCCCCGAGGGAGGGCGGGGCTCCCAAACCCCCCCAGGCCTGTGGGGAGACCTTTGCCCGTACTTCCATGGATGCCTGTGTATGGGTCTGTTCCAGGAACTCCACCATCCCTCGAGGTCCCGGCTGGGGCTTATCCTTTCATCGTCACGTCGGATGATGGCCGCCATGTCCCCGTGGTCCAGGCTTACGCGTTCGGAAAATACCTTGGGTATCTGCAAGTCGTATTTGATGGGGCCGGAAATGTCATCTCGTCTTCGGGTAACCCCATCCTTCTGAATAGCAGCATCCCCGAAGGTAAGTGACCTCCTTCCCTCGGACTCGGAGGCAGGCccatttctccctgcttcagtggtatttattgagggattactgtttgtgaatcactgtgctaagtcctttgGAGAGtagaagacaatagagttggtagacatgatccctgccctcaaggagcatacttcCTGCCTTCTAGTCCTTTCTCAGACTCCTGCCCTTCTCGTTCCCCACCCTCACAACCcacacccttcctctcccttcggcCTACCTGGCAGAGCCCTCTTTCAGCTCCGTCACCCCGACTGAGGGCCCTCAGGGATGGGGTGGCTGCCTGCTGTAGACCAGCCCGACGGTGCACTCTTGGTGATGTGGAAATGGCAGGGAGGGttggcagtggggtcaaggagcCGGGATTGCCAGGCAACAAGAGCAGCAAGGGCTAGATGGGAGGATGCAGCGGAAATCTTGCATCAGCTCTGAGCCCTGGGTGTCACTTTCCCTAAGCAGTCCCCTGCTTACACTCACACCGCTCCTGGGAGACCAGGACGGGCAAGGACTACTTGCTCCGTTTTACCGAGGGGGAAATGggagcccagagagggtaagtggctaacccaaagtcacacagcaaggtaaTTTGTTTTCTGGGGTTTCTGATTCATCTCTACGGTGCTATTGGAAGGACGGGTTGAGATTTCCTCAGGGAACCTACAAGCACGAAGCGTCCCTGAAAACATGAGGAATAAAGTCAGCGGGCCGCTGATGATAATCATGGGGGTGTATCTCTCTCCTAGACCCACAAATTAAAGCAGAACTGGACAAGTGGAAGGTCCAGTTGAAAAACTACTCTTCCCAGGAGTTGGGTAGAACTGCTGTTTTCTTGAATGGCAGCACACAATCCTGTCGGTTTGAAGAGTGTAACTTGGGGAACCTGATATGTGACGCTATGGTAAGTCCCTGGGTGTTGAACTGTCCCCTGGGAGGGGTGCAGTGCCGTGGCCTGAGGGGAGACTCGTTGCTGCACcagcaggtcattcattcattcagtcaaatttattgagcaccttctgtgtgcagagcactgtactaagcacttggaaagtacaattcagcaatagagacaatccctgcccatagcgagcgtACAGTCGCTCAGTGAACCCTGGACCCCATGGCCCAAGGCTCCTTAGTTCCTTGCCTGACCACACGGGACCAAAGACATGAAGGAGATCGCTGAGCTGCGGGAGGGAACCTGACCATGGAGAGGAGGGATCCCAGCTGGTGCCCACCTCCTACTCTCAGGAACGATGGCTTTGGCCTGCCCAGTCGAAACTTCCCGGAGCTAGTCACTGGCCAGAAAGAGGCAGCTTGTTGTAGTGTCCTTAGGGCTGGTCCGTCTGCTCCCAAGGCCCCGATGCTCCTGGATGTGATGCATCCAGAGCCTGGgagactccaaagtctgtggagAGCAGTGATTGTCTTGGCTGGCATCCAACTGGCTGGCCTGTCCCCCAGGGTTGGGCACTCCTACAGTCCTTCCTGCTGCACTGTTGACAGCTACTAAGAAAGTGGAAGGCTCTCCTGGATAGCCTGGCTTTGAGGTCGCCTCTGCTCAGGATACAGAATTGAGTCCCCAGCTCGCCTCAGTGGGCTTCCACAGGACCGAGCCCTAGACTGGGGGCATCCGCTCCTCCCTAGTTGGCTTCAGCCCATCGCTTCACAGTTCTGTAACATCTGTAACATGGAAGTAATCTCCAATACCAACCAGGCCCTGGCTGGAAAGGTCTGGGGACTCctagggcagagggcaggggtgggCCCAGCACCCAAAGAGGCAGGGCTACCCTGTTGTGGGATTCCCACGAAGGAGTGGGGAAAGCCAGTGGTGGAACAGCGCTTCCCCCACTGCTTCCCACCAGGCCAGCCTGGGCAAGGCCTAGGTTCCCTGGCCGAGTCTGGTGTGGTCTCAGACTGGGCCCGGCCCAACACAGGACTCACTTGGGGGACCATACCTGGGACTGGGCAGTTGCACGAAGAGGGCCTGGACCActtttcccaggcctgggagagacCGGATCAACCCCTGcgaacctagtaataataataataatgatggtatttgttaagcgcttactatgtgcaaagcactgttcagtcctttcctgccccccggccctgcccaccAAAGTGCAGGTACCCGAGGGCACAGTGCCCAAGAGCTGGCCCCCCGGTCAGCACGAGAAGCATCAGCGGGGCTGGGTGTGTTTGCCCGTAGAGCTCCTGGCCCCTCCCGGGAGGGATTGGCGAGATCACTCTGTGCTAATGTTCCAGATTCACAACAATCTCAGGCACGCAGACGAGCTGAGGTGGAACCACGTTTCCATGTGCATCATGAATGGAGGCGGCATTCGGGCATCCATTAGTGAACAGAACAATGGTATGTCTTCAAGGCGGGGGACAGGCAGGGGCAGGTAGGGGGTGGCTTGGGGTGGTAGCTTCACCTTCTCTGCATGCGGCCTTTCCCCTCCTGAGCTTGCAGATTCAGGGGCTGGGCCTCTGCTGCTTAATTGCACAAGACCCGCCCCACGTGCATCCATCTCCCTAAACCAGCCGGCTGTGGGTCTCAAGGTCACCCCTGCCTAACCCCCTCTGAAACCTGCCTCTCTGCGGCATCATGACTGCCCAAACCCAAAGCAGCGACAACCAATCTCTGGGGCctagagaggacagggcagaaaaCCAGCCAGAGCTTCGGGAGCCCGGCCACCTGGGTTCCAACAGAGCTAGGTTTGCCACTTTAGCATCTTGGATTTCCAGTCCACATCCTAGCCCCAGGGGGCTGACCCTGAGGAAGGGGACCACTGCCCCTCCGAGAGGACACCCagctccctgccccagatgggccAGTGGCTCGGATGAGATGAGCTGGGGGCTCTCAGAGTAGGAGACTTTCTGCCCACCTCCCTTCACCCTCCAAGGCCTGGTGATTGTGGCACCAAACCTCTGCCGCTCTGGGTCGCTGAGGAAAGGGCCACTTCAAGGGACCACCCCCTGGCTGAGGCAGGGGGGTCCAGAGGAGATGGGGACCCTGCGGTGGGACAGAGGGCAGACTTTGGGGGAGAGAGCTGCCCTGCAGGATTGAGGCAGGTGAAACTCACTTGggggccaggccagaggctgtGAAAGCCAAAGAAGTGGGATTTGAGGTCTGGTCCAGTTCCCCTAGCCCGCTGGCCTTCATCCAGTGTCCCAGCCTTCAGGTGTCACCCAGGCCAGGGATGGACTGGGGCCCAGGTAAAGCGAGGCAGGTTCTTATTGTTAGCAGCCCGTGAGAGTGGCTGAGGTCATTCAGAGGGAGTCTGCCCCAGCCTCCTTGTTTTCACATGATTCTTGAGATTTGTCCAGGGTCTCGGAGCAAGCTGAGGCCTGGCGTCTATCCCGGGGTCAGTTAAGAGCTAGAGGAAGATGAGTAGCCGGGACCATTTAGGTGTAGTTCTGCCTGGAAGCAGGGGGTTGGCCTGGGTGACCTCTCAAAACCACTTCCAGCCCCAGCGCTCTGGGATTCTCTTCAGTAATAACCACTCAAACCTGGCCAAGGCTGGTTTAGCCTGCATATGCACACTTttgctctctctatttctctttcttcctgtctctctctcccccctcccccctcgctCTTATTTCTCCCAGTACTGAGGGAATGTTGTCTTGGGGTCGGCTTATCTGCTGACACCCACATCTCCTATGTCTCTCCTCAGGTGTAATCACGATGGAGGTACTGACATCAGTGCTGCCCTTTGGGGGCACGTTCGATCTGGTGGAACTGAAAGGCTCCACCTTGCTAAAGGCCTTCGAACACAGCGTGCATCGCTACGGCCTCTCCAAGGGCGAGTTCCTGCAGGTCGGGGGTAAGTAGCCACCTGACAGCCCCCATTGCTGGGGCATCAGCCCCACCGCTGCCCAGGCTGGTCCTCTCCGTCCTGCTCCGGCCAACCTATCTGCATGAGTGCTTGTCCAGTCCTGCTCTGGCCATTGAGCCCCTGAAACTCCATTTTCAGGCATTTCTGGGAATTTTGACCTCAGCTTTGGCTGAGGAACCTTCAGATGACTTGCAGATTGAGAAGAGGGTCCGGCCCGCT
Proteins encoded in this region:
- the NT5E gene encoding 5'-nucleotidase, with amino-acid sequence MARPGEGKGASPGPLLPTLLLALGLLGPAKAAATWELTVLHTNDLHSRLEPTSAESAKCQGGTGGAHGGCFGGVARLATQVAHLRRAHPNLLLLDAGDQYQGTVWFTFYKGVEVAHFMNKLRYDAMALGNHEFDNGVDGLLEPLLKKANFSILSANIKARGALAPRITGYYQPYKIFTVGSEKVGVVGYTSRETPVLSNPGRDLEFEDEITALQPEVDKLRFLGVNKIIALGHSGFEVDKLIAQKVRGVDVVVGGHTNTFLYTGTPPSLEVPAGAYPFIVTSDDGRHVPVVQAYAFGKYLGYLQVVFDGAGNVISSSGNPILLNSSIPEDPQIKAELDKWKVQLKNYSSQELGRTAVFLNGSTQSCRFEECNLGNLICDAMIHNNLRHADELRWNHVSMCIMNGGGIRASISEQNNGVITMEVLTSVLPFGGTFDLVELKGSTLLKAFEHSVHRYGLSKGEFLQVGGIHVEYALSRPPWQRVAKIEVLCTKCRVPRYEPLKLDVVYKVVLPSFLAQGGDSFQMIKDELLKHDSGDEDINVLSQYISKMGVTYPAVEGRIKFSAGTWLQGNLILVSLLFGAVTLVFHR